In a single window of the Nicotiana tomentosiformis chromosome 8, ASM39032v3, whole genome shotgun sequence genome:
- the LOC104101763 gene encoding mitogen-activated protein kinase kinase kinase 20-like — protein MFWKKLKVLGAGSYGTVSLAAPMDGSSTFAAVKSAEAKDSSSLSMEGGILDALKGSPYVVQCFGEDVSVENGKPTYNLLLEYAAGGTLHDLVDIYSKSKTMLEESQVAYYSFQLLTGISHVHRKGFIHCDLKPSNILVFPTIDHEYDSIVDVRLKLADFGLSLRAVENETHTYWDRGSKKCRHNRGTLLYASPESVACGIHGKAVDIWALGCIVVEMITGRRLWSCCEGIDDLDFKITHEQPVIPSNVSNICKDFLAKCFEKDYNWRWTADMLLTHPFIKSATSSSKYHPKDHGLMISNRVIINPFSQYRRSWVSKQHLFSTCFQVPSNDNFGIFPAENAQSSKLACN, from the coding sequence ATGTTTTGGAAAAAGCTGAAGGTATTGGGTGCGGGTTCTTACGGAACGGTGTCTCTTGCAGCACCAATGGATGGTTCGTCTACTTTTGCGGCAGTGaaatccgcagaagcgaaggattCGTCTTCGCTTTCAATGGAAGGAGGAATATTGGATGCGCTGAAAGGGTCTCCATACGTAGTTCAGTGCTTCGGAGAAGATGTAAGCGTCGAAAACGGTAAACCCACTTATAACCTCTTGCTTGAATATGCTGCCGGTGGCACTTTGCATGATTTAGTTGATATCTACTCTAAGTCTAAGACGATGCTCGAAGAATCACAAGTCGCATACTATTCTTTTCAGCTTTTAACAGGGATTTCTCATGTTCATCGCAAAGGGTTTATTCACTGCGATCTAAAGCCGAGTAATATACTTGTTTTTCCTACTATCGATCACGAATATGATAGTATTGTGGATGTGCGCCTCAAGTTGGCCGATTTTGGACTGTCTTTGAGAGCGGTAGAAAACGAAACACATACATATTGGGATAGAGGCTCAAAGAAGTGTCGTCATAATAGAGGGACTCTTCTTTATGCTTCCCCAGAATCTGTAGCTTGTGGGATTCATGGTAAAGCCgttgatatttgggcacttggtTGCATAGTTGTAGAGATGATCACAGGGAGGCGGTTATGGTCGTGTTGTGAAGGTATTGATGATTTGGACTTCAAGATTACACATGAACAGCCTGTGATTCCGAGTAACGTTTCTAATATATGCAAGGACTTTCTGGCCAAGTGTTTTGAAAAGGATTATAATTGGAGATGGACTGCGGATATGCTACTCACTCATCCGTTCATCAAGAGTGCTACGTCGTCGAGTAAATATCATCCAAAAGATCATGGGCTGATGATAAGTAATAGGGTTATTATTAACCCTTTTAGTCAATATCGCAGAAGTTGGGTTTCTAAGCAGCACTTGTTTTCAACGTGCTTTCAAGTGCCTTCAAATGATAACTTTGGTATTTTTCCAGCAGAGAATGCACAATCTAGTAAGCTAGCATGCAACTGA